One genomic region from Nostoc sphaeroides encodes:
- the purL gene encoding phosphoribosylformylglycinamidine synthase subunit PurL translates to MTATSKPAFSVEEIAAEGLKPEEYAEIVRRLGRHPNKAELGMFGVMWSEHCCYKNSRPLLKQFPTEGPRILVGPGENAGVVDLGDGFQLAFKIESHNHPSAVEPFQGAATGVGGILRDIFTMGARPIALLNSLRFGSLEDAKTQRLFQGVVAGISHYGNCVGVPTIGGEVYFDPAYSGNPLVNVMALGLMETPEIVKSGASGLGNPVLYVGSTTGRDGMGGASFASAELSDQSIDDRPAVQVGDPFLEKSLIEACLEAFKTGAVVAAQDMGAAGITCSTSEMAAKGGVGIELDLDKIPARERGMVPYEYLLSESQERMLFVAHKGREQELIDIFHRWGLQAVVAGTVIAEPTVRILFEGEVAAEIPAEALAENTPLYNRELLTEPPEYARQAWEWTPDSLPACTTAGIELQEGVQSWNDILLTLLDTPTIASKNWVYRQYDHQVQNNTVILPGGADAAVIRLRPLEQIPNRSTERSRSLKSQIVRLSEAEVQNLKSGVAATVDCNPRYVYLDPYEGAKAVVAEAARNLSCVGAEPLAVTDNLNFGSPEKPIGYWQLAEACRGLAEGCRELATPVTGGNVSLYNETLDSQGIPQPIYPTPVVGMVGLIPDITKICGQGWQASGDVIYLLGLTLASKISLGASEYLATIHGTVAGKPPRVDFDLERRVQKVCREGIRNGWVRSAHDSAEGGLAIAIAECCISGNLGAEINLEIPPTQLNRLDEVLFAEGGARILVSVASEQQEIWESYLQEHLGQEWQKLGTVRNYETGLGVFTTDNQALIKVTIEDMSDRYSHAIARRLAIHTTTPS, encoded by the coding sequence ATGACTGCAACTTCAAAACCAGCCTTTTCTGTTGAAGAAATCGCCGCAGAAGGTCTTAAACCAGAAGAATACGCAGAAATTGTCCGTCGGCTAGGGCGTCATCCCAACAAAGCTGAACTGGGAATGTTTGGCGTCATGTGGTCAGAGCATTGCTGTTACAAAAATTCTCGACCTCTACTCAAACAATTTCCCACTGAGGGGCCTCGCATCCTTGTGGGGCCTGGTGAAAATGCTGGTGTTGTAGATTTGGGTGACGGATTCCAACTAGCTTTTAAGATTGAATCCCACAACCACCCATCAGCTGTAGAACCATTTCAAGGTGCAGCAACGGGAGTAGGCGGTATTCTCAGAGATATTTTTACAATGGGTGCGCGTCCCATTGCTCTATTAAATTCACTGCGCTTTGGTTCCTTAGAAGATGCCAAAACTCAAAGGCTCTTCCAAGGCGTAGTGGCGGGAATTTCACATTATGGTAATTGTGTGGGAGTGCCCACCATTGGCGGCGAAGTTTACTTTGACCCGGCTTATTCTGGTAATCCCCTGGTGAACGTTATGGCACTAGGATTAATGGAAACGCCAGAAATCGTCAAATCTGGAGCATCTGGCTTAGGCAACCCCGTGCTTTATGTTGGTTCCACCACTGGGCGCGATGGCATGGGAGGCGCAAGTTTTGCCAGTGCTGAATTGAGCGATCAGTCAATAGACGATCGCCCAGCTGTGCAAGTGGGCGATCCATTTCTGGAAAAGTCGTTAATTGAAGCTTGTCTGGAAGCGTTTAAGACAGGTGCAGTTGTCGCCGCCCAGGATATGGGAGCAGCCGGTATCACCTGTTCTACTTCAGAGATGGCAGCAAAAGGCGGTGTGGGAATTGAACTAGATTTAGATAAAATTCCCGCAAGAGAAAGAGGGATGGTTCCTTATGAATATCTGCTTTCGGAATCTCAAGAACGAATGCTGTTCGTTGCCCACAAGGGGCGTGAGCAGGAATTAATCGACATTTTCCACCGTTGGGGACTTCAAGCGGTTGTCGCTGGTACTGTCATCGCTGAACCCACTGTGCGGATTCTCTTTGAGGGTGAAGTCGCAGCAGAAATTCCCGCCGAGGCTTTGGCGGAGAATACCCCACTATATAACCGGGAATTATTGACAGAACCGCCAGAATATGCACGTCAAGCTTGGGAATGGACACCTGATTCTTTACCTGCTTGCACAACTGCTGGAATAGAACTCCAAGAAGGGGTGCAAAGTTGGAATGATATTTTATTAACTTTGCTCGATACACCCACGATCGCATCTAAAAACTGGGTATATCGTCAGTATGACCATCAAGTACAAAATAATACAGTAATACTCCCAGGTGGTGCAGATGCGGCTGTTATCCGTTTGCGCCCCCTAGAACAAATCCCCAATCGTTCGACTGAGCGTAGCCGAAGTCTAAAATCCCAAATCGTTCGACTGAGCGAAGCCGAAGTCCAAAATCTAAAATCAGGAGTGGCAGCAACGGTAGATTGCAATCCTCGTTATGTTTATCTTGACCCTTACGAGGGAGCTAAGGCAGTGGTGGCAGAAGCTGCACGCAATCTTAGTTGTGTGGGTGCAGAACCTCTGGCAGTGACGGATAACCTAAATTTTGGCTCTCCAGAAAAACCGATTGGTTATTGGCAATTGGCAGAAGCTTGTCGCGGTTTAGCAGAAGGTTGTCGAGAATTGGCAACACCCGTCACAGGTGGAAATGTCTCTTTGTACAATGAAACTCTTGATTCTCAAGGCATCCCACAACCAATTTATCCCACCCCAGTAGTGGGTATGGTGGGCTTGATTCCCGATATCACCAAAATTTGTGGTCAAGGTTGGCAAGCATCCGGCGATGTAATTTATCTTCTCGGATTGACTCTGGCATCCAAAATCAGTTTAGGAGCATCTGAATATTTAGCTACTATCCACGGTACTGTTGCCGGAAAACCACCACGGGTAGATTTTGACTTAGAACGCCGCGTCCAGAAAGTTTGTCGTGAAGGAATTCGTAATGGTTGGGTACGTTCAGCCCATGATTCTGCCGAAGGGGGATTAGCGATCGCAATAGCAGAATGTTGCATTTCTGGCAATCTTGGTGCCGAAATCAATTTAGAAATACCACCAACGCAGTTAAACCGTCTAGATGAGGTGTTGTTTGCTGAAGGTGGTGCCAGAATTTTAGTTTCTGTAGCATCAGAACAACAAGAAATTTGGGAATCATATTTACAGGAACATCTGGGTCAAGAGTGGCAAAAACTGGGCACGGTTCGTAATTATGAGACGGGCTTGGGGGTTTTCACTACTGATAACCAAGCCTTAATCAAAGTTACGATCGAAGATATGAGCGATCGCTATTCCCACGCGATCGCCAGACGTCTTGCCATCCACACCACTACCCCCAGTTAA
- a CDS encoding type II toxin-antitoxin system death-on-curing family toxin, with translation MIPTRGLFKHPLRDEGLLDSALAQPQATFSGELLHPTIHEQAAAYLYHLAMNHPFIDGNKRTAFAVMDTFITLNGYSLNLSQEQAYNLVIQVVQKEISKEELSAFLELHLQGK, from the coding sequence TTGATACCGACAAGAGGACTTTTCAAACATCCTCTCAGAGACGAAGGTTTGCTAGATTCAGCATTGGCACAACCTCAAGCTACTTTTAGCGGCGAACTTCTCCATCCTACAATTCACGAGCAAGCAGCAGCATACCTGTACCATTTAGCGATGAACCATCCGTTTATTGATGGCAACAAGCGCACTGCATTTGCGGTTATGGATACCTTCATAACCTTAAACGGCTACAGTTTGAACTTATCCCAAGAGCAAGCTTATAACTTGGTGATTCAAGTAGTCCAGAAAGAAATATCCAAAGAAGAATTATCTGCATTTTTGGAACTGCATCTACAAGGCAAGTAA
- a CDS encoding allophycocyanin subunit alpha-B yields the protein MTVISQVILKADDELRYPSSGELKNIKDFLETGVQRTRIAATLAENEKKIVQEATKQLWQKRPDFISPGGNAYGERQRSLCIRDFGWYLRLITYGVLAGDKEPIEKIGLIGVREMYNSLGVPVPGMVEAINSLKTASLGLLSAEDAAEAAPYFDYIIQAMS from the coding sequence ATGACTGTAATTAGCCAAGTTATTCTCAAAGCCGACGACGAACTGCGTTATCCCAGCAGTGGCGAACTTAAAAACATCAAAGACTTTTTGGAAACCGGCGTACAACGGACGCGGATTGCGGCTACCTTAGCCGAAAACGAAAAAAAGATAGTTCAAGAAGCAACCAAACAACTTTGGCAGAAGCGTCCTGACTTTATCTCCCCCGGAGGTAATGCTTACGGCGAACGCCAACGCTCTCTATGTATCCGCGATTTTGGCTGGTACTTGCGTCTAATTACTTATGGTGTGCTTGCTGGCGACAAAGAGCCAATTGAAAAAATTGGTTTGATTGGTGTGCGGGAAATGTACAACTCATTGGGCGTTCCCGTGCCTGGAATGGTAGAAGCGATCAATTCCCTCAAAACAGCCTCCCTTGGCTTACTGAGTGCAGAAGACGCTGCCGAAGCAGCACCCTACTTTGATTACATCATTCAAGCGATGTCTTAA
- a CDS encoding histidine kinase, translating into MGSGGDEGDEGDEEQELITNAQYFDFAQYKCPMPHAQYPMPNAQ; encoded by the coding sequence GTGGGGAGTGGGGGAGATGAGGGAGATGAGGGAGATGAGGAACAAGAATTAATAACCAATGCCCAATACTTCGACTTCGCTCAGTACAAGTGCCCAATGCCCCATGCCCAATACCCAATGCCCAATGCCCAATAA
- the rlmD gene encoding 23S rRNA (uracil(1939)-C(5))-methyltransferase RlmD has protein sequence MTKIIWQQGELIEVTIANLSDTGDGVGRADERVVFVPDTVPGDRAIVRLVHVKPKYAHGKFQELLEPSPHRIRPSCIVADKCGGCQWQHVNYDYQLIAKQNQVIQALERIGGFIQPPVDPVLAAPSALGYRNKSTYPLGISATGQVQAGYYQKGSHQLINLNQCPVQDSRLNPLLAEVKQDIQQRGWRIYDEQRHLGQIRHLGLRIGRHTGEMLLTLVVKDWNLSGIETQAQEWLKRYPQLVGVSLNRNSDRTNAIFGSETRCIAGVPHLRENFAGLEFQVRPDTFFQVYTETAEALLQVIQSELNLQGHELLVDAYCGIGTLTLPLAKKVRMATGLEVQPAAVEQAILNAHRNGIDNVTFLVGAVEKLLPKMGTIPEVVILDPPRKGCDRAVIDTLRQLKPSRIVYVSCKVATLARDLKLLCQDGQYTITRVQPADFFPQTAHVEAAAFLVLSDLHKDSNSFTKTEI, from the coding sequence ATGACTAAAATAATTTGGCAACAGGGTGAATTGATTGAAGTAACGATCGCTAACTTGAGTGATACAGGTGATGGTGTGGGACGCGCTGATGAGCGTGTAGTGTTTGTCCCAGATACTGTACCAGGCGATCGCGCCATTGTCCGTTTGGTACATGTTAAACCAAAATACGCCCACGGGAAGTTCCAGGAGCTATTGGAGCCATCTCCCCACCGGATCAGACCCAGTTGTATTGTGGCGGATAAATGCGGTGGTTGCCAGTGGCAGCATGTTAATTATGATTACCAGCTAATAGCCAAGCAAAATCAAGTTATCCAAGCTTTAGAACGCATTGGCGGTTTTATTCAACCACCGGTAGATCCGGTACTCGCCGCCCCTTCTGCTTTGGGCTACCGTAATAAATCTACATATCCTTTAGGAATATCCGCAACGGGGCAGGTACAAGCTGGTTATTACCAAAAAGGTAGTCACCAATTAATTAATTTAAATCAATGTCCAGTCCAAGATTCACGATTAAATCCCTTACTTGCCGAAGTTAAGCAAGATATTCAGCAACGGGGTTGGCGAATCTATGACGAACAGCGCCACCTTGGACAAATTCGCCATCTTGGTTTACGCATTGGCCGACACACTGGAGAAATGTTGCTGACTTTGGTGGTGAAAGACTGGAATTTATCAGGAATTGAAACTCAAGCGCAGGAATGGTTAAAGCGTTATCCGCAGTTAGTGGGAGTATCACTTAACCGCAATAGCGATCGCACAAATGCTATCTTTGGATCAGAAACCCGTTGCATCGCTGGAGTCCCCCACCTGCGTGAAAATTTTGCTGGACTGGAATTTCAAGTGCGCCCAGATACATTTTTCCAAGTGTATACAGAAACAGCAGAAGCACTATTGCAGGTAATTCAATCAGAACTCAATCTTCAAGGGCATGAGTTGCTAGTTGATGCCTATTGTGGTATTGGAACTTTAACTTTACCCCTCGCTAAAAAAGTACGGATGGCTACAGGATTAGAAGTGCAACCAGCAGCAGTAGAACAAGCTATTTTGAATGCCCACCGCAACGGAATTGATAATGTGACTTTCCTTGTCGGGGCAGTAGAGAAATTGCTTCCAAAAATGGGCACAATACCAGAAGTAGTAATACTCGATCCGCCACGTAAGGGGTGCGATCGCGCTGTCATCGACACTTTACGGCAACTGAAACCATCTCGGATAGTTTACGTCAGCTGTAAAGTAGCTACCCTCGCCCGTGACCTGAAATTGCTTTGTCAAGATGGGCAATATACTATCACACGGGTACAACCTGCTGATTTTTTCCCTCAAACTGCTCATGTTGAAGCTGCGGCCTTTCTTGTGCTATCAGATTTGCACAAGGATAGTAATTCCTTTACAAAAACTGAAATTTGA
- a CDS encoding ATP-binding protein, giving the protein MITISLRPVARYWGTISFASTLYLCPILDLLLAEIPAKLQAELRLGLQEALVNAAKHGNNLDPSKTVVVRFSLIDNQYWWIISDQGSGFTPSSSNEEEPTDYLPPDESENGRGLCLLHQIFDQVEWNRKGTELRLCKQMETRRGLSLRR; this is encoded by the coding sequence GTGATTACAATTTCACTCCGTCCAGTTGCACGTTATTGGGGCACTATTAGTTTTGCCTCAACTCTCTACCTTTGTCCAATATTAGATTTACTGTTGGCAGAAATTCCAGCAAAATTACAAGCAGAACTGCGGCTAGGGCTTCAAGAAGCCCTAGTAAATGCAGCTAAACATGGCAATAATCTTGATCCAAGTAAAACAGTCGTAGTCCGTTTTTCCTTAATAGATAATCAATATTGGTGGATAATATCAGACCAGGGTAGCGGCTTTACTCCTTCATCTAGTAATGAAGAAGAACCAACAGACTATTTACCACCAGACGAATCAGAAAATGGGCGTGGTTTATGTCTTCTGCATCAAATCTTTGATCAGGTAGAGTGGAACCGCAAAGGCACAGAATTGAGACTTTGTAAACAAATGGAAACTCGTCGGGGATTATCTCTGCGGCGGTAA
- a CDS encoding DUF6439 family protein, with product MSQSTQLPKTSQLNELSTLELAQALMERLSISPNDWHRLKSNRNSRANEQVAAAIVYLLKNQPQEAQARLEQAIGWLDRSISAPPCPTHGKS from the coding sequence ATGTCCCAATCTACCCAGCTGCCGAAAACCAGTCAACTGAATGAACTTAGTACTCTAGAACTTGCTCAAGCCCTGATGGAAAGACTAAGCATTTCCCCTAACGATTGGCATCGCCTCAAGTCTAACCGCAATTCTCGCGCTAATGAACAAGTGGCAGCAGCGATTGTGTATCTTTTAAAGAATCAGCCACAAGAAGCTCAAGCTAGATTAGAACAAGCTATTGGTTGGTTAGATCGCTCCATTTCTGCCCCTCCCTGTCCGACTCACGGAAAAAGTTAA
- the asnS gene encoding asparagine--tRNA ligase: MANRRIAEILRSGQPDESLQVQGWVRTKRESKGFAFIEVNDGSSLANLQVVINQDLPDYEAILKKLNTGAAVEATGVLVASLGKGQRIELKAETVKVYGEADPDTYPLQKKRHSFEFLRTIGHLRSRTNSFGAVFRVRNACSTAIHQFFHERGFLWVHTPIITASDCEGAGELFSVTSLDLKNIPRTENQAVDYSQDFFAKPTYLTVSGQLEAEVMAMAFSNVYTFGPTFRAENSNTSRHLAEFWMVEPEMAFCDLEGDMDLAEAFLKHIFKYVLETCPEDMEFFNERIDKSVLATAENIINNQFERLTYTEAIKLLEKADVKFEYPVSWGLDLQSEHERYLAEQQFKKPVIVTDYPAQIKAFYMRLNDDEKTVRAMDILAPKIGEIVGGSQREERLEVLERRVLAQGLNPEDLWWYLDLRRYGTVPHAGFGLGFERLVQFITGMGNIRDVIPFPRTPQSAEF, translated from the coding sequence ATGGCAAATCGACGGATTGCAGAAATATTGCGAAGTGGCCAACCTGATGAGTCCCTCCAAGTGCAAGGCTGGGTGCGGACGAAACGCGAGTCCAAAGGGTTTGCTTTTATTGAAGTCAATGACGGCTCATCACTAGCTAATTTGCAAGTCGTCATTAATCAGGATTTGCCAGATTACGAAGCTATATTGAAAAAATTGAATACAGGTGCTGCTGTTGAGGCTACAGGGGTACTGGTGGCTTCCCTTGGTAAAGGACAGCGAATTGAGTTGAAAGCCGAGACAGTGAAAGTTTACGGAGAAGCTGATCCCGATACATATCCCCTGCAAAAGAAACGCCATTCCTTTGAGTTTCTGCGAACCATTGGACATTTGCGATCGCGTACTAATTCATTTGGTGCAGTTTTCCGCGTCAGAAATGCTTGTTCGACAGCAATTCACCAATTTTTCCACGAAAGAGGCTTTTTGTGGGTACATACACCCATCATCACTGCTAGCGATTGCGAAGGCGCGGGTGAACTGTTTAGCGTTACCAGTTTGGATTTAAAGAATATTCCCCGCACAGAAAATCAAGCAGTAGATTACAGCCAAGACTTTTTTGCCAAACCCACATATTTAACAGTTAGCGGCCAGTTGGAAGCGGAAGTTATGGCGATGGCGTTTAGTAACGTCTACACCTTTGGCCCTACCTTCCGTGCAGAAAATTCCAACACGTCCCGCCACTTAGCAGAATTTTGGATGGTTGAGCCAGAAATGGCATTTTGTGACTTAGAAGGCGATATGGATTTAGCTGAAGCGTTTCTCAAACACATTTTTAAATATGTGTTGGAAACTTGCCCAGAAGATATGGAATTTTTCAATGAACGCATTGATAAATCTGTGTTAGCGACAGCCGAAAATATTATTAATAATCAGTTTGAACGCTTAACTTATACAGAAGCCATCAAACTTTTAGAAAAAGCTGATGTTAAATTTGAATATCCAGTGAGTTGGGGTTTAGATTTACAATCAGAACACGAACGGTATCTAGCTGAACAACAGTTTAAAAAGCCAGTAATTGTTACAGATTACCCAGCGCAAATCAAAGCATTTTATATGCGCTTGAATGACGATGAAAAAACCGTCCGCGCAATGGATATTCTCGCACCTAAAATTGGAGAAATTGTCGGCGGTTCCCAGCGCGAAGAACGCCTAGAAGTTCTAGAACGCCGCGTGTTAGCGCAAGGATTAAACCCAGAAGACTTGTGGTGGTATCTTGATTTGCGTCGTTATGGTACTGTTCCACATGCAGGTTTCGGGCTAGGTTTTGAACGACTCGTGCAATTTATAACTGGTATGGGAAATATTCGTGATGTGATTCCCTTCCCGCGTACACCACAAAGTGCTGAGTTTTAG
- a CDS encoding transposase family protein, whose amino-acid sequence MSDILKHIEENPKETRRLIGLEYEQLQQLIENAEQLNYEKQALRESKKIRIIAGGGGRKPKLSVKEQIILTLVYLRQMTTFQLLGIQFGVSESTANDTFNYWLPILRELLPCSLLEQVKKNESDLIVVQEILTEYELIVDSYEQVRERPGDNEEQEKYFSGKKSNHTFKSQIIIMPDGRDIVDVVAGEPGTKSDITMFRENRDNFDPKQSFKGDLGYLGEDLIDTPIKKPRNKELTSDQKKSNKAFSSKRIFVEHRIRSVKIFRVVQDRFRLNPKKYEQVILTICGLVRLRIRALILPLEISAMSLG is encoded by the coding sequence ATGAGTGATATACTGAAGCATATTGAAGAAAATCCTAAAGAAACACGGAGGTTAATTGGTCTGGAGTATGAACAGTTACAACAATTAATCGAAAATGCCGAGCAATTAAATTATGAAAAACAAGCTTTACGAGAATCAAAAAAAATTAGAATTATTGCTGGTGGTGGAGGTAGAAAACCAAAACTATCTGTTAAGGAACAAATAATTTTAACCTTGGTGTATCTCAGACAAATGACGACATTTCAACTTCTTGGTATCCAGTTTGGAGTGAGTGAATCGACAGCGAATGACACATTTAATTATTGGTTGCCAATACTGAGAGAATTGCTTCCATGCAGTTTACTTGAACAAGTGAAAAAAAACGAGTCTGACTTGATCGTAGTTCAAGAAATACTTACAGAGTATGAATTAATTGTAGACAGCTATGAACAAGTCAGGGAAAGACCTGGAGATAACGAGGAACAAGAAAAATATTTTTCAGGAAAAAAGAGTAATCACACATTTAAAAGCCAAATAATCATCATGCCAGATGGTAGAGACATCGTTGATGTTGTGGCAGGAGAACCAGGTACTAAAAGCGATATAACAATGTTTAGAGAAAATCGTGATAATTTTGACCCAAAACAAAGTTTTAAGGGAGATTTAGGTTATTTAGGAGAAGATTTAATTGATACTCCCATTAAGAAACCAAGAAATAAAGAGTTAACATCTGACCAGAAAAAATCAAACAAGGCATTCTCCTCTAAACGAATATTTGTCGAACATCGAATCCGTTCGGTAAAAATATTTCGAGTTGTTCAAGACAGATTTAGGTTAAATCCAAAAAAGTATGAACAAGTTATTTTGACAATTTGTGGATTAGTCAGATTACGAATTAGAGCGCTAATATTACCATTAGAAATATCCGCTATGTCATTAGGTTAA
- a CDS encoding NIL domain-containing protein: MAIPNKQVKSNTDILDNRRTQSRIQVRIPKDLHEEPVISRLVSHYGITVIIADAQVSANVPQYSCFDLELRGTVSQIESALTYLDELDLEVLHQSSPEEDGW; this comes from the coding sequence ATGGCAATTCCAAATAAACAAGTAAAATCTAATACAGATATTTTAGATAATAGACGCACCCAAAGTCGTATCCAAGTTCGCATTCCTAAAGACTTACATGAGGAACCAGTCATTTCACGACTGGTTTCTCACTATGGCATCACAGTGATTATTGCTGATGCTCAGGTAAGCGCAAACGTGCCACAATATAGCTGCTTCGATCTGGAACTGCGAGGTACTGTTTCTCAGATTGAAAGCGCCCTAACTTACCTGGATGAACTAGATTTAGAAGTTTTGCACCAATCCAGCCCTGAAGAAGATGGGTGGTAA
- a CDS encoding response regulator transcription factor, with product MDRSATSATAMKEPSMKDHKRLLLIDDDPNLILLVKDYLEFRGYEVITAENGREALEILEQDVPDMIICDVMMPEMDGYTFVEQVRQNERTSWIPVLFLSAKGQSADRVKGLNKGADVYMVKPFEPEELVAQVESSLKQTIRWKEHQAKGGENGSRIQVPFDVQLTPTELKVVQFVARGLANREIAEELNVSQRTVESHVSNMLGKTNLHNRTELARWAIENQMA from the coding sequence ATGGACCGAAGCGCAACAAGTGCCACTGCTATGAAAGAGCCCAGCATGAAAGATCACAAACGACTTCTATTGATTGATGATGACCCTAACCTCATCTTGCTGGTGAAGGATTACTTAGAATTCCGGGGATACGAAGTCATCACCGCCGAAAATGGGCGTGAAGCTCTGGAAATTTTAGAGCAAGATGTTCCAGACATGATTATCTGCGACGTGATGATGCCGGAAATGGACGGATATACTTTTGTGGAACAAGTCCGGCAAAACGAACGCACCAGCTGGATTCCGGTTCTTTTCCTTTCAGCTAAGGGACAAAGTGCAGACCGAGTTAAGGGTCTGAATAAAGGTGCTGATGTTTATATGGTCAAACCCTTTGAACCAGAAGAACTCGTAGCGCAAGTTGAATCCTCACTGAAACAAACTATCCGTTGGAAAGAACACCAAGCAAAAGGAGGCGAAAACGGTTCCCGTATCCAGGTTCCCTTCGATGTGCAATTAACCCCAACCGAACTGAAAGTAGTCCAGTTTGTCGCTAGGGGTTTAGCTAACCGGGAAATTGCTGAAGAACTAAATGTTAGTCAGCGCACAGTTGAAAGTCATGTGTCCAATATGTTGGGCAAAACCAATCTCCACAACCGCACTGAACTAGCGCGGTGGGCGATTGAAAATCAAATGGCTTAA
- the groES gene encoding co-chaperone GroES, with amino-acid sequence MAALSLSVSTVKPLGDRVFVKVNASEEKTAGGLYLPDTAKEKPQVGEVVALGPGKRNDDGNRQELEIKVGDKVLYSKYAGTDIKLGTEEYVLLSEKDILAVVI; translated from the coding sequence ATGGCAGCTTTATCTCTAAGCGTTTCTACAGTTAAACCTTTAGGCGATCGCGTTTTCGTAAAAGTGAACGCCTCTGAGGAAAAGACCGCAGGTGGTCTGTATTTGCCCGATACCGCCAAGGAAAAGCCCCAGGTAGGGGAAGTAGTGGCTCTTGGCCCTGGCAAGCGTAATGACGACGGAAACCGTCAGGAATTGGAAATCAAAGTCGGCGATAAGGTGCTGTACTCGAAGTACGCTGGCACTGACATCAAACTCGGCACCGAAGAATATGTACTGCTTTCTGAAAAAGATATTTTAGCAGTCGTTATTTAG